Within the Streptomyces sp. NBC_00353 genome, the region GAAGCGGAGCGAGAGGATCTTCCGGTCGCGGCCGGGCAGCGAGGCGATCAGCGGCTTCAGGGACTCGACGTACTCAACGCCTGCGAGTCCGTGGTCCTCGTAGCCGATCCGGTCGGCCAGCGCACCCTCGGTGTCGTCCTCCATGGGCTTGGCGTCGAGTGAGCTCGCGGTGTACGCGTTGCTCGCGGCCATGCCCTCGACGACCTCGTCGTCGCTGAGTCCGAGGCGGTCGGCGAGTTCGCCCACGGTGGGCGCCCGGTCCAGGCGCTGGGCGAGCTCGTCGCCCGCCTTGGCCAGGTCGATCCGCAACTCCTGCAGTCGTCGCGGGACGCGCACGGACCAACTGGTGTCGCGGAAGAAACGCTTGATCTCGCCGATGATGGTGGGCATCGCGAAGGTGGGGAACTCGACGCCCCGGCTGAGCTCGAACCGGTCGATCGCCTTGATCAGGCCGATGGTGCCGACCTGGACGATGTCCTCCATCGGTTCGCTGCGGGAGCGGAACCGGGAGGCGGCGAACTTGACCAGGGCCAGGTTGAGTTCGACGAGCGTGTTGCGTACGTACGCATGCTCGTGGGTGCCCTCTTCGAGGGATTCGAGCCGCGCGAAGAGCGTCTTCGAAAGCGCTCTGGCGTCCAGCGGACCCACTTCGGAGTACGGCGGGATCTCGGGAAGGTCTTCGAGACCGTCGCCGATGCTGCTGGTCGTGCTGGTGTTGCGGATACTGCTGGTGTTGCTGCTGCGCGGGCCGGGTACGGCAACCGTTGCAGGGGAGTCTGATTCGGTCAGTCCCTGAGGACATGCTGACGTTGCGTTGTGGGTACGCGTTCCGTCGAGCCGGGGCGACATGGTCTCCTCCATCGTTCTCGGCATATGGCTGCCGATGCCCTTACGTGTTCCTGCGGTGAAGCGGCGCCTCCAAAGCCGGTCGTGTTTTCGGTGTCCTCCTACCCTTACCCGGTCCGGACGGCGAGTTACAACTGCCAATTGATGCTAAATGTCCGGTTTGTTGGGTTCCTCGGCTACCGCGTGGCGCACGGAACGCGTACTGTTTTACGAAAGCCAGCGACAGCTGCACACGCAACCGCATGCACAGTGACAGTCGGTGACGCGTGAGCGGTGACGCAGGCAGTGACGTTGGCAATGACGAACGGCGAAGAGGGACGGGCATGGACGGCCAGACGGTCGGCAGTGCGAACCGGGGTCGACTTCAGGTCGAGGTCCGGACCGAGGGGCGCAGCGAGGTCGTGACGCCGGTGGGTGAGCTGGATCACCACACCGCCGACCTGCTCCGCGAACCCTTGGAGAGCGCGGTCGAGCAAGGGCGTGTGCGCCTGGTGGTCGACTGTTCGCGACTCGAATTCTGTGATTCCACCGGGCTCAACGTGCTGCTCGGTGCGCGCCTCAAGGCGGAGGCGGCCGGGGGAGGGGTCCATTTGGCCGGAATGCTGCCGGTGGTGGCGAGGGTCTTCGAGATCACTGGGGCCGAGGCGGTCTTCACCGTCCACGACTCCCTCGAAGAGGCTCTGGACACCTGATCGTGACGCGGTTCATGGCGTCGGGCGCCGGGAGTGTTGCCCGGGTCACGCGATCCGCGTGGGCGAAGTGGGTGTTGTCACGATTCGGCCGGGCAGGAGAGACCCCGCGAGCCCGGGGCGTCCTGCACACTCTGTAGCTGGTCGGTACCTGTACAGAACCTGTGCCGGTTTCCGAATCTGTATCTGTATCTGTTCGATGGCGACATGGTGAATCGGTGAGGTGAAGCGCTGATGAGCACCACCCGGCAGCATCAGCCGGGCGACCTCGGCCGCGAGCCGGAGGGCGCGGGCGACGGCGCCGGCACACCCTCCGCCGAGCCGGTCGAGCGACAGTGGCGCACGCTGCCGTTGCGGCAGGCCAGCGGCATCGTGCCGGCAGCCCGCGATTTCGCCCGCCAGGCCCTGCGTGACTGGGGCTGGCTCCCCGCGTCGAGCGCCGACCGCCGCGCGGCTGCCGAAGACGTCCTGCTGGTCGTCTCGGAGCTGGTCACCAACGCCTGTCTGCACGCGGAGGGGCCCGAGGAACTGCGCATCGGCTGCACCTCGAAGGTGCTGCGGGTGGAGGTTCTCGACGGCGGAGCGGGACAGCCCGCACCCCGCACCCCGCACCGTGCCGGCCGGCCCGGCGGGCACGGCATGTTCATCGTCCAGCGGCTCTGTCTGGACTGGGGGGTCCTGCGGGTGCCGGGTGAACCCGGCAAGACCGTCTGGGCGGAGCTGGCCGCCCCTGCGTAGTCACGGGCCCGCCCCCGACTCCGTACCCCTGACTTTGCATCCCCGAAGAGCGCGCCGGATCGGCGCGCTCTTTGTCTTCCCTCCATAAGGCCTCAGGCGTACCTTGAGCGCCCAATCTGATGTGTCGTCAGTAACTTGCGTCGATGTGATGCGGCGTGCGGCGACCACCGGCATGAGGGGAACTCGAGGTGTCGTACCCGAAGCGAACAGCTCTCGCCCTGGCGTCCGCGCTGGCCGGCTCGGTGGTGCTGCTGGCCGCGCCCGCCGCACACGCCACGGTCGTGGACGTCGACTACCAGTGCAAGACCCCGATCGGGGACAAGAGTGCCGTATCGCCCATCGACATCAAGGGCGTGAAGAGCGGCACCGGCTACACGCTCACGATGTCCTTCCAGAAGGGCGTCTCGTCCAGCCCCGTCGAACTGGGCAAGGGCGCCATGAAGCCCAGCGCGGTGATCCGGCTGGGCGGCGCCGAATCGGGCCAGGTGCAGGTCTCGGGACCGGCGAACGCCGCGGCGATCCCGGCCAACACCCCCATCAAGATCAGTGACTTGACGGGTACGTACACCCCGAAGAAGAGCGGCAAGGTCGGCTTCACCGCCGGGGTGCTCACCATCAAGGCTCTCGGTACGACCACGACCTGCACCCCGGGCAACAGCCCCAAGCCGTCGCTGGAGCTCGATGTGACGGCGGCGGGCGGCGCGCAGAACACGTCGGACAACGGCGGTCAGCTGCCGAAGACCGGTCCGCTGGACTCCGCGACGGCGCTCGGGACGCTCGGCGGCACGGTGCTGCTGACCGGTGCGGCCGGAGTGCTGTGGCTGACCCGGCGCGGGCAGCGGGCCATCGGCTGAGCCACGAACCGCGCCACCGCAACACCCCATGGCCGCTACAGCCACAGTCCCCGTCCGCGCACCGTACGCACACGCCAGCTCGGTACGCACCAGCTCTGTACGCACCAGGGAGCCCCGCCCATGCCGCCGTTGACCGGTCACGCCGCCCGAGCCGTTCTCGCCGTCCTGCTGTGCGCCTTCGCCATGACCCCGGCGGCGGCCGCCGACCGGGCGGACAGTGCCATGGACTGGACGGCTCGGCCCGCCACGAGCGGCCTCGGGACCCGGACCGGCGACGACGGCGGCAGACCGTACTTCTACCTGGAGGGCGTGCCCGGCACCGTGCTGCAGGACCGGCTCGCCGTCACCAACCCGGGCCGCACCCCGGTCACCGTGCGGCTGCGCGGAGCCGACGCGTACAACGCCGAGGACGGTGAATTCGCGGTACGCGGCTCGAAGGGCTCCACCGGGACCGGCGCCTGGCTGCGGTTCGCCGCGGACCGGGTGACCGTGCCCGCCCGTACCCGTGCCGAAGTGCCGTTCTCCGTCACCGTGCCGACGAGTGCGCCGCCGGGCGACCACCCGGGCGCGATCGTCGCCGAGAGCGGCGGCCGTTCGGTCGGGGTACGCGTCCATCTGCGGGTCGGCGGACCGACCCTGGCCGCGCTGACCGTCGAGGACGTCACCGTGTCCGGCCGGACCATTCACTACACCCTCGTCAACCGTGGCAATGCGGCCCTTGCCCCGCGCCTTGCCGTCGGTGCGGACGGGGTGTTCGGCACGCTGCTGCGGCGTGAGGCCCGGACCCTGCCGGTGGAACTGCTGCCCGGACAGCGGGTGAAGCTCACCGAACCGTGGCGGGACGCCCCCGCCCTCGACTCCGTCACCGTCCGGCTGCGGGTCACTGCCGCGGGCGGCGCGCACAGCGAGGCGACGGGCTCGGTGGTCCTCGTCCCCTGGGCGCCGGTGACCGTCGGCGTACTGCTGTTCCTGGCCGCGGCGGGCGCGGGCGCGTACCGGCTGCGGCGCGGACAGCGGCGGCCGCCGGACGGCGCCGGCCCGGTATCTCGACCCACGTCGGACGAAAGGCACTTGGTGAAGGCGGGAGCGGACAGGTGAGACGACAGACCGGACACAGGGGTCGACGGACCGGACCGGCATCCCCCCGGCGCGGCAGCCACCGATGGGCCACCGCGCTGCTCGTGGCCGTGGTGCCCGCCCTGCTCCTCCTGCCCGCACCAGGTGCCCGCGCGGCGGACGGACAGCCCGCGGTCACCCTCTCGAGACAGCAGGCCGGCAAGGGCGGTGAGATCACCGTCAAAGGCAGCGGCTGGCGGCCCGACACCTTGCTGATGATGCTGATCTGCGGGCAGTCCGCGCCCGGCAGGGGCGTCATCGGTGGCACCAACTCCTGCTCCAACGCCGACGGACGCGCCGTCACCACCGATGCCAAGGGCGCCTTCAGCAAGAAGATGCCCGTCGCCGAGCCGCCCGAGCCGTGCCCGTGCGTGGTGCATGTCGCGACGGTCACCGGGGAACAGGCCACCGCCGATGCCGTGTTCGTCGTCGCGGGCCACCCCGTCGCCCCATTGCCGAAGCAGACCGACGGCGGGAAGCTCGCCGTGCTCGCCACGACCCGGCTGGAGGGCGACAGCGGGATCCTCACCTGGTTCGGTGCCCCGCCCGCACGGAGGTTCGTCCTCACCGTCGGCAACCTCGGCACGGCACCCGTCAAGGACCCGGTCTTCCAGGTCGGTACGGCGCACGGCGTCTTCGCCCCGCAGTGGGAGGAACAGCAGTGGCGCGGCACCATCGCGCCCGGCCGCAAGGCGCAGATCAAACTCCCGGTCGAACTGACGGCGGGCGCGCACGGCGACTACCAGATCTCCCTGCGGTACGGGACGAAGGTGCTGGCCGAACAGCCGTGGGGGGTGGACCGACCGTGGGGTGTCACCCTCTTCTGGATCCTGCTCTGCGTCGTCGTACCGGCCGCCGTGTTCCGGATCGGCA harbors:
- a CDS encoding ATP-binding protein codes for the protein MSTTRQHQPGDLGREPEGAGDGAGTPSAEPVERQWRTLPLRQASGIVPAARDFARQALRDWGWLPASSADRRAAAEDVLLVVSELVTNACLHAEGPEELRIGCTSKVLRVEVLDGGAGQPAPRTPHRAGRPGGHGMFIVQRLCLDWGVLRVPGEPGKTVWAELAAPA
- a CDS encoding RNA polymerase sigma factor SigF yields the protein MSPRLDGTRTHNATSACPQGLTESDSPATVAVPGPRSSNTSSIRNTSTTSSIGDGLEDLPEIPPYSEVGPLDARALSKTLFARLESLEEGTHEHAYVRNTLVELNLALVKFAASRFRSRSEPMEDIVQVGTIGLIKAIDRFELSRGVEFPTFAMPTIIGEIKRFFRDTSWSVRVPRRLQELRIDLAKAGDELAQRLDRAPTVGELADRLGLSDDEVVEGMAASNAYTASSLDAKPMEDDTEGALADRIGYEDHGLAGVEYVESLKPLIASLPGRDRKILSLRFVANMTQSEIGEELGISQMHVSRLLSRTLVKLRKGLTLEE
- a CDS encoding STAS domain-containing protein, producing the protein MDGQTVGSANRGRLQVEVRTEGRSEVVTPVGELDHHTADLLREPLESAVEQGRVRLVVDCSRLEFCDSTGLNVLLGARLKAEAAGGGVHLAGMLPVVARVFEITGAEAVFTVHDSLEEALDT
- a CDS encoding COG1470 family protein; the encoded protein is MPPLTGHAARAVLAVLLCAFAMTPAAAADRADSAMDWTARPATSGLGTRTGDDGGRPYFYLEGVPGTVLQDRLAVTNPGRTPVTVRLRGADAYNAEDGEFAVRGSKGSTGTGAWLRFAADRVTVPARTRAEVPFSVTVPTSAPPGDHPGAIVAESGGRSVGVRVHLRVGGPTLAALTVEDVTVSGRTIHYTLVNRGNAALAPRLAVGADGVFGTLLRREARTLPVELLPGQRVKLTEPWRDAPALDSVTVRLRVTAAGGAHSEATGSVVLVPWAPVTVGVLLFLAAAGAGAYRLRRGQRRPPDGAGPVSRPTSDERHLVKAGADR
- a CDS encoding peptidase, producing the protein MSYPKRTALALASALAGSVVLLAAPAAHATVVDVDYQCKTPIGDKSAVSPIDIKGVKSGTGYTLTMSFQKGVSSSPVELGKGAMKPSAVIRLGGAESGQVQVSGPANAAAIPANTPIKISDLTGTYTPKKSGKVGFTAGVLTIKALGTTTTCTPGNSPKPSLELDVTAAGGAQNTSDNGGQLPKTGPLDSATALGTLGGTVLLTGAAGVLWLTRRGQRAIG